In the genome of Chryseobacterium sp. 52, the window TTATTTCTGTTGGTAAGCATGGCTTTTTCCTGTTTGGCATTCATTATTTTATCATCCTTAAAGAGCGTGTACATAGATTGTACATCTTCTTTTTTAAATGCTTCTACCATTTTTCTAAGTATAATGGTATACTCTTTACCCATTTTTAATTGTCCGATCACGGCTTTCAGATCATATGCTGCATTAATGGATGTCATCTGGTCTTCTACCTTTTCAAGCCCAAAGATCTTCTTTTTGTTTTTAATGGCATTCTGAAGAAGCTCTATTTCATAAAATTTTAATTCAGTCTGTGGACATGGAGCCGTTTTGTATGAAATAAGTGAATACAGTCCCTGTGAGCTGGAGTTATCCATTGTTTTTAAATCTGTTCCATAGTCCGCAAGAATCTTATCCAGTTCCTTCGCTTCTTCAGGAGTCAGCTGATCTGAAATTTTCTGATCTGCCTGGCCCATTTTCTGCATCGCTTTTATTTCAGCAGGATCCGTATAATTGATCTCCATGACAAATTGGTTAGACTTTTCAAGAGCTTTCATCACTTTCGGCTTTATTTCAAAATCCTGGCTGCACATAATATGGCAGGTTCCTGCGATGTAAGACGGTTGGGTAAGACCATTTCCGGAAACTTCCCAAAGGGTGCTGTTTTCTGTGTTTTTGTTCTGCGCTTTTACCACCATAACATTCATAGATAATAATGCTGCGAATCCAAGTTGTACTAAATTTTTCATATGATTAAGTTTTTAATTATTTACTCTTTTAATCAGTAGGTAAGGGCAGTATAATAATCGTTACAGTTTTTTTAAAAAAAAATAAGAAACCTCCCGAAAAGGAGGTTTGTAAAATCTAAAATTATGTTGATAACCAATGGGTTAGGATTGCTTTTTTTATTCTGAAACTTTTGTATGTTCCGGCTTTGTCAGTTTTCTTTTTCTTAAAAAATAAATAACCGCCCCTAAGATTAATAATAAAGGCCATACCGTAATAAGTCCTACCGCTATCTTTTGAATCAGGTAAAATCCTTCTACAAAAGCATTTTTAGCATCATATATAAAATTGAATTTATATTTATTATCAATATTTTGGGTATTGATTACAGGAATTTCGGCAATACGAAGCTTAGGTTCCTTGATGTAAATATCAATGGTGCTGTATTTTATATGGTCTGAAGTGTCCATATTCGCAAGCTGCTGGAGATTTCCGTCCGCCATATTATCGTTGTCCAGTTTTACTTTATCCTTATTGGCTTTCAGCTGGTCTATGTTTTCACCTGTCTTTTTAATTCTTTTGCCTTCCATTTCTGCATACTTGATATTTGCAGTAACATCTTCAGCATTGATGGTTCGGGAATTCAGAAATAGCTTTTTATCATTAATAATAACAAGGAACTCACCTAGCTTTTCTGTAGGAACACGTATCTGCATCGTGTTTTCCGTCTGGTATTTTTTGATCAGCATCGCGTTGTCATTGGACGTATTGTAAGTATCCTGAGAAATTACATTACTCTGAAGATTGCTGTAGGTGACAAACCCTCCCAGATCCTGAACCGATTTTTCAATAGAAACAGTGGCGTCATAAACATCCTTAACTTCCATATTCACATCTGCGGTTTTAATAAACTGCTTGTCTTTTACTTTCATGGTTGCTGCAGAAGAAACACTGTCTGAGATAACTACAGCTGCAGAGTCTGTCATGGCATATTCTGCACGTTCTGTAGAAGAAATTTCTCCCTTTTTACATGAGTAAATTCCTAATAAAAGAACTGCTGACAGGGATAATTTAATGTAAGTCGTTTTCATAGCGTTGATTTTTAGTGGGTTTGCTTAGGTCAAAGTTCCAGCAGAATCCTTTGTAATATTTGAAAATCCGTCGCAAAAAGTTTGTAAAGAAATATTTATATTTTAATGCATTGTAAATGAGTGTTTTGTAAAATAAGTTGAGAGGTGGTAGCTTGTTTTCGGAGCAATTTTTGCTTAACTTTTACAAACCAACCCCACAATATATTACTATGTCAAATACTTTTTCCAAAATCAGAAACGCAATAGAATTATTCAGATCCATAGATTTTGACCAGCTGAGTGCTATTTCTCAAAAAGTTGATCTTCCAAAACTGATGCAGAATTTTTCAAAACTGGATGATAAACAGCTGAACGGAATGATGAAAATGCTTGATCCCAATAAAAAAAAGAAAGAGCTTCCTCCTATAGATGGTGATTTCTATGATATTTACCACACTCTGACCCCGGAACAGCGGGAGATTCAGCTTAAAGTAAGAGCTTTCATGGAGAAAGAAGTGAAACCTTTGGTCAATCATTACTGGCTCAGAGATGAATTTCCTTTTGAACTCATTCCAAAATTTCAGAAACTGAATATATGTGGGGTAACCTATGAAGGGTACGGGTGCCCCGGGATGCCCTTTCTGATGGAAGGAGTTATCGCCATGGAAATGGCAAGGATAGATGCTTCTATAGCTACATTCTTTGGAGTACAATCCGGATTGGCTATGGGCTCTATTTATATATGCGGATCAGAAGAACAGAAGCAGAAATGGCTTCCTCAGATGCAGAAATTTGAAAAAATAGGAGCTTTCGGGCTTACAGAACCGGAAGTGGGATCCGGAGCAGCAGGAGGCCTTACCGTAACCTGTAAAAAGACTCCGGAAGGCTGGATTCTAAACGGACAGAAAAAATGGATCGGAAATGCCACATTTGCAGATCTTATTATCATCTGGGCAAGAGATCTCGAGAGTGGAGATGTAAAAGGATTTATTGTAGAAAAAGATAATCCAGGATATTCCGTGGAAAAGATCAAAGGGAAAATGGCACTGAGAATCGTTCAGAATGGATTGATCACATTAAAAGACTGTCTGGTAACCGAAGAAAACCGTCTGCAGCATGCAGATTCGTTTAAAGATACCGGGAAAGTATTAAGAATGACAAGGGCGGGCGTTGCATGGATGGCCACAGGCTGTGCCAGAGGGGCGTATGAAAGTGCGTTGGCATACACCAGAACCCGGGAGCAGTTCGGGAAACCTATTGCTTCATTTCAGATGATTCAGGGGCATTTGGTGGAAATGCTGTCCAATCTTACAGCAATGCAAACCATGGTTTTCAGGCTGTCCGAAATGCAGGATGAAGGAATTTTAAAAGATGAGCATGCCTCGCTGGCCAAAGTTTTCTGTACCATGAGAACAAGAGATATTGTTTCCAGAGCCAGGGAAGTGATGGGAGGAAATGGTATCCTCCTTGAATATGATGTGGCAAGGTTTGTCGCTGATTCTGAAGCAATCTATTCCTATGAAGGAACAAAAGAGATCAATTCTCTTATTGTGGGAAGATCAATTACAGGATTCAGTGCGTTTGTATAGTCTTTATAAGGTGAATGGTGAATAGCCAGTAGTGAATTTTCGCTGGGTTATAAAAAAATGACCGCGAAGCTATTGGACTCTTCACCATTCATTAATAATTTTCTTAACTGATCAAAGCTTTATATTTCTCCCGGTCATCAATAAAAGCCCAGATATTGATCAGGAGCATGACAACAGCTGTTATGATTCCCATCTGACTTGGGTCTCTGTAAACATTATGAAGGACTATTCCTACCATAACGGGAAAGATGATGATAGCACCCAAAGCTTTGGTCTTCGGAAAGATAAATAATATCCCGCCGATAATTTCTACGATGCCTACTAATGGCATCAGCCAGCCAATTTCTACGAAGGCAGCAAAGATTTTCTCTTGTTCTATGCTCATTTTAGGCATAGGCGAATAATGAAAGAATTTGTTCATACCGGCATTGATAAAGATCAAGGCAAATATAAAAGAAAGAATAAATTTTACGATTTTCATAATTGTTGATTTTACATCAAATGTAAACCAAAAATGATATTCGTTTATTTATTTTAGATAAAATTTGTAAAATATTTTGTTTTCTACCCTTTTTGGTAGGTCGTATATAGGCTGATTTATTTATATTTGTCTTGCAAATCAAACTAAACAAAAGTATTATGCTGAGAAATCTTCAAAAATTAGATCGCGAAAATTTAAAGAAAATTAATGGAGGAGGTAAGCCACCTATCTGTGATATCGGCCCGGAAGGCTGTCCTTGTAAAATTCCACCGGGAGACCCTTGCTTAGGCGGCGGTGGCGGCGGGACCAATCCTGGAGATTTAGGATACTGCCCGGACAACCAGTCTTATATTCCATGCGACCAGACTTGTCCAAGTGGACAGAGCCCATTCTGCGCATTATAAGTAGTATAAAATCAATTATAAGGACTGTCTCCATTGAGAGGCAGTCTTTTTTTATAAGTAATACAGATATCACTCAAATAACCACTCATCATTGATTGCTAATTACTCATCACTCATTAACCATATTTAGTCCATCTCTTTAAGCGTAATATTCTTGGAGATCTTATAGCTCTTTTTCTTTTTGTTAGGCTTTTCTTCCTCACCGAGAAGTTTTCCCCAAGGTTTTAAACCATCCACTCTTTCGAAGATGATTTTAATAATTGCAATCGCCGGGATGCAAAGGAACATTCCTGCAATTCCCCAAAGATGTTCGCCTAAAATAATTCCTATAAATGAAAATAAAGCATTGATCTTCACTTTTGATCCTACCACGAACGGAAGAACAATATTTCCATCAATAATATGCACGGCAATGTATCCAATAGCTACATAAACACAGGTGGAAGGTGTACCGGTTGCAAAAGCAATGAAACATGAAATCAGAAGAGAAATACAGATTCCCAGATAAGGAATGACATTTAATAAACCCGTCAGAACAGCCAGTAAAACGGCATACTTTACTCCTAAAACAGTAAGGACAATTGAAGAAAGAATCGAAACGATCAAAACCTGTAAACAGAGTCCGAAGATATACTTTTTTGTCATCACCCTGATCTCGGTAACCACTTCCTGTACGCTGCTTTTATGTTTTTCATTAAAGACGGTTACAATGAAATTATTAAGAATTCTTCTGTAATTTAATATAAAGATAAAAAACAGCGTGAAAAATACAATAAAGCCGAATCCGCTTGAGAATATTCCGAAAGTAAAACCAAGAATCACCCCGGAAGAAGATAGCAGTTTGTTTACTCCCTGATTGATATAATCGAGCTGTTCATCAATTTTTACATTAAATGTTTTCGAGATCCAGTGCTGCAGATTGTTGAAAACACTTGTCATCTGATCCCTGAGATGAGGAAGATCTTTGCTGAAATCAGAAAGCTGTGACCCGAAAAAATAAATAAGTCCTGCTAAAATAGCCAGCATAACAAAAACCGAAGTCATTGTTGATATAGATCTAGGAAACCTTAATTTCCTTTCCATGAAAGTGGCAACAGGCAAAAAGAGCATAGCCATTAAAAATGCTAAGAAGAAAGGCGCTAAAATGCTCTGTCCTAGTGCCAGCAGATAGCCGAGACCAATGATGGAAATGACTACAAGCGTAAGCTTAACAAGAAAGGGGAGTCTGAGGAAATTCATAATTTTTCAAATCTGTACGATAAAAGTAAGAAAACCCACCGAATTGGAAGGTCATTTTGGTTTAATTAACATAATTCTTTTGTCGGAGAAGATGTTGAAATAGCGTCGTGTGGTAGGTGTTTTATTCAGAAAAAACGCATCCCAGAATCTGAGATGCGTTTCCTTATTGAGAGTTGATATGTTATCAATTATTTTTCGATAGCAAAATCGATCACCTCTTCCATTCTGTTGACATAATGTACAGTCAGGTTTTTCAGATAATCTTTTTTGATTTCCTCTACATCCTTTCTGTTGGCTTCACATAGAATAACCTCTTTTATTCCTGCTCTGGTAGCAGCGAGAAGTTTTTCTTTGATTCCACCTACAGGAAGTACTTTTCCTCTTAAAGTTATTTCTCCCGTCATGGCAAGATGAGGTTTTACCTTCTTATTCTTGAATGAAGAAACCATTGAAGTCAGCATTGCAATACCCGCAGAAGGTCCGTCTTTTGGGGTTGCCCCTTCAGGAACGTGAACGTGAATGTTTTTCTTTTCAATATCCTCCTGACTGATTCCCAGTTCATCATGCTTCGCTTTGATATACTCTAATGCAATGGTTGCAGATTCTTTCATTACAGTTCCCAGATTTCCGGTCATGGTAAGACTTCCTTTTCCATTGCTTAAAATACTTTCAATGTATAAAATATCTCCACCTACACTTGTCCAGGCCAGACCTGTCACAACACCTGGTACTCCGGTGATCTCTGATAGGCTTTTCGGTCTTGGAACACCCAGGATTTCATCTACTTTTTCAATCGTGATCTTCGGATCGTATTCTTTTGCCAGAGCCGTCTGAAGCGCAACCCATCTTGCAATGGATGCAATCCTTTTCTCTAAAGTTCTTACCCCACTTTCAGAAGTGTGGGCTTCAATAATATGTTTAAGCTCAGGATTTCCAAGTTTAAATGATTTTCCATCCAAACCGTTCTCATCCTGCTGCTTTTTGATCAAATGTCTTTTCGCGATCTCGGTTTTCTCTTCCATCGTATACCCTGCGATCTGAATGATCTCCGTTCTGTCTAACAAAGGCGTCTGAATGGTGGAAAGTGAGTTTGCAGTAGCAATAAACATTACTTTTGACAAATCATAACCCATTTCTAGAAAGTTATCATAGAACGCTTTATTCTGTTCAGGATCAAGAACTTCTAAAAGTGCAGAGCTTGGATCTCCGTGAAGTCCCTGTGCAATCTTATCAATTTCGTCCAGAACAATCACCGGGTTAGAGGTGCCTGATTTTTTAATCGACTGCAGGATTCTTCCCGCCATCGCACCAATATAAGTCTTTCTGTGTCCTCGGATCTCGCTTTCGTCATGAAGTCCACCCAGAGATAATCTTACGTATTTTCTTCCCAATGCATCAGCCACAGATTTTCCCAAAGAGGTTTTTCCCACTCCCGGAGGTCCTACAAGTAATAAGATAGGAGATTTCATGTTGTTTTTCAGTTTTAAAACAGCCATGTGCTCCAGAATTCTTTTCTTAATATCTTCCAGTCCAAAATGAGCCTTATCCAGCGTTTTTTCTGCTTTTGCAATGTCAAAAACATCCTTTGTGTAAGTCTCCCATGGAAGATCCGTAAAGAAATCAAGATAATTTCTCTGTACATTATAATCAGGAGAATTTGGATTCTGACGTTGCAGCCTGTTGATCTCCTTCTGGAAATGCTCCTCGACTTCCTGGTTCCATTTTTTGCTTTTTGCTTTATTGATGAGGTCTTCTATGTCACTTTCCGGACCACCTCCCAGCTCATCCTGAATGGTTCTGATTTGTTGGTTCAGAAAATACTCTCTCTGCTGTTTATCAAGATCCTTGGATGTTTTCTGATGGATC includes:
- a CDS encoding TraB/GumN family protein → MKNLVQLGFAALLSMNVMVVKAQNKNTENSTLWEVSGNGLTQPSYIAGTCHIMCSQDFEIKPKVMKALEKSNQFVMEINYTDPAEIKAMQKMGQADQKISDQLTPEEAKELDKILADYGTDLKTMDNSSSQGLYSLISYKTAPCPQTELKFYEIELLQNAIKNKKKIFGLEKVEDQMTSINAAYDLKAVIGQLKMGKEYTIILRKMVEAFKKEDVQSMYTLFKDDKIMNAKQEKAMLTNRNKNWAEKMPEMMKKESAFFAVGGAHLMGDNGIIPLLRAKGYTVKPVSSL
- a CDS encoding DUF4349 domain-containing protein; this translates as MKTTYIKLSLSAVLLLGIYSCKKGEISSTERAEYAMTDSAAVVISDSVSSAATMKVKDKQFIKTADVNMEVKDVYDATVSIEKSVQDLGGFVTYSNLQSNVISQDTYNTSNDNAMLIKKYQTENTMQIRVPTEKLGEFLVIINDKKLFLNSRTINAEDVTANIKYAEMEGKRIKKTGENIDQLKANKDKVKLDNDNMADGNLQQLANMDTSDHIKYSTIDIYIKEPKLRIAEIPVINTQNIDNKYKFNFIYDAKNAFVEGFYLIQKIAVGLITVWPLLLILGAVIYFLRKRKLTKPEHTKVSE
- a CDS encoding acyl-CoA dehydrogenase family protein, giving the protein MSNTFSKIRNAIELFRSIDFDQLSAISQKVDLPKLMQNFSKLDDKQLNGMMKMLDPNKKKKELPPIDGDFYDIYHTLTPEQREIQLKVRAFMEKEVKPLVNHYWLRDEFPFELIPKFQKLNICGVTYEGYGCPGMPFLMEGVIAMEMARIDASIATFFGVQSGLAMGSIYICGSEEQKQKWLPQMQKFEKIGAFGLTEPEVGSGAAGGLTVTCKKTPEGWILNGQKKWIGNATFADLIIIWARDLESGDVKGFIVEKDNPGYSVEKIKGKMALRIVQNGLITLKDCLVTEENRLQHADSFKDTGKVLRMTRAGVAWMATGCARGAYESALAYTRTREQFGKPIASFQMIQGHLVEMLSNLTAMQTMVFRLSEMQDEGILKDEHASLAKVFCTMRTRDIVSRAREVMGGNGILLEYDVARFVADSEAIYSYEGTKEINSLIVGRSITGFSAFV
- a CDS encoding MauE/DoxX family redox-associated membrane protein — encoded protein: MKIVKFILSFIFALIFINAGMNKFFHYSPMPKMSIEQEKIFAAFVEIGWLMPLVGIVEIIGGILFIFPKTKALGAIIIFPVMVGIVLHNVYRDPSQMGIITAVVMLLINIWAFIDDREKYKALIS
- a CDS encoding bacteriocin-like protein, with amino-acid sequence MLRNLQKLDRENLKKINGGGKPPICDIGPEGCPCKIPPGDPCLGGGGGGTNPGDLGYCPDNQSYIPCDQTCPSGQSPFCAL
- a CDS encoding AI-2E family transporter; the protein is MNFLRLPFLVKLTLVVISIIGLGYLLALGQSILAPFFLAFLMAMLFLPVATFMERKLRFPRSISTMTSVFVMLAILAGLIYFFGSQLSDFSKDLPHLRDQMTSVFNNLQHWISKTFNVKIDEQLDYINQGVNKLLSSSGVILGFTFGIFSSGFGFIVFFTLFFIFILNYRRILNNFIVTVFNEKHKSSVQEVVTEIRVMTKKYIFGLCLQVLIVSILSSIVLTVLGVKYAVLLAVLTGLLNVIPYLGICISLLISCFIAFATGTPSTCVYVAIGYIAVHIIDGNIVLPFVVGSKVKINALFSFIGIILGEHLWGIAGMFLCIPAIAIIKIIFERVDGLKPWGKLLGEEEKPNKKKKSYKISKNITLKEMD
- the lon gene encoding endopeptidase La, translated to MTEFEDISLEEMISDGFDIVAEEINLSDFSETDKNSEQKIFPILPVRNMVMFPNVVIPITAGRKTSIQLLEEAQKNGDFIGIVSQKNSDLEQPGEKDMYQTGTLAKIIKIIKLPEGNITAITKGFHRFKIKKVVESLPYFKAEITKLKDSRPKNKEEYDALLENIKDLALKIIELDPNIPNAANFAIKNINNNDDLLNFICTNSNFPSVEKQKLLEEKSLVERANKCYEMMHEDFRKLELRSQIHQKTSKDLDKQQREYFLNQQIRTIQDELGGGPESDIEDLINKAKSKKWNQEVEEHFQKEINRLQRQNPNSPDYNVQRNYLDFFTDLPWETYTKDVFDIAKAEKTLDKAHFGLEDIKKRILEHMAVLKLKNNMKSPILLLVGPPGVGKTSLGKSVADALGRKYVRLSLGGLHDESEIRGHRKTYIGAMAGRILQSIKKSGTSNPVIVLDEIDKIAQGLHGDPSSALLEVLDPEQNKAFYDNFLEMGYDLSKVMFIATANSLSTIQTPLLDRTEIIQIAGYTMEEKTEIAKRHLIKKQQDENGLDGKSFKLGNPELKHIIEAHTSESGVRTLEKRIASIARWVALQTALAKEYDPKITIEKVDEILGVPRPKSLSEITGVPGVVTGLAWTSVGGDILYIESILSNGKGSLTMTGNLGTVMKESATIALEYIKAKHDELGISQEDIEKKNIHVHVPEGATPKDGPSAGIAMLTSMVSSFKNKKVKPHLAMTGEITLRGKVLPVGGIKEKLLAATRAGIKEVILCEANRKDVEEIKKDYLKNLTVHYVNRMEEVIDFAIEK